A genome region from Variovorax paradoxus includes the following:
- a CDS encoding 2-dehydro-3-deoxy-6-phosphogalactonate aldolase: MTTPPLDRFNAAMRELPLVAILRGLTPAEAADVGDAIVEPGFRLLEVPLNSPQPLESIALMRRRFPQALVGAGTVLAAQQVRDVHAAGGELIVSPNYNAEVVAEAARLGMVCLPGVMTPTEAFGALASGATGLKLFPAELASPAVVKALLAVLPAGTPVMPVGGITPTNMAEWRAAGAAGFGIGSALYKPGKQAGAVREDAKKFISAWTGTVLA, encoded by the coding sequence ATGACCACGCCTCCTCTCGACAGATTCAATGCCGCCATGCGCGAGCTGCCCCTGGTGGCCATCCTGCGCGGCCTCACGCCCGCCGAGGCTGCGGACGTGGGCGACGCCATCGTCGAGCCCGGCTTCCGCCTGCTCGAGGTGCCGCTCAATTCGCCGCAGCCGCTGGAGAGCATCGCGCTGATGCGCCGGCGCTTTCCGCAGGCGCTGGTCGGCGCCGGCACGGTGCTCGCCGCGCAGCAGGTGCGCGACGTGCACGCCGCCGGCGGCGAACTCATCGTCTCGCCCAACTACAACGCAGAGGTCGTCGCCGAGGCCGCACGCCTCGGCATGGTCTGCCTGCCGGGCGTCATGACGCCCACCGAGGCCTTCGGCGCGCTCGCGTCGGGCGCCACCGGGCTCAAGCTGTTCCCTGCCGAACTGGCCTCGCCGGCCGTGGTGAAGGCGCTGCTGGCCGTGCTGCCGGCCGGCACGCCGGTGATGCCGGTGGGCGGCATCACGCCGACGAACATGGCCGAATGGCGTGCCGCGGGCGCGGCCGGGTTCGGCATCGGGTCCGCGCTCTACAAGCCCGGCAAGCAGGCCGGCGCGGTGCGCGAAGACGCGAAGAAATTCATCTCGGCCTGGACCGGCACCGTCCTCGCCTGA